The genomic stretch CCGCTGATGGCCAAGGGATTGGGGCGATCGTCCATTCGGCAACGGCAACCCCGTCGCGTGAGGGGGTGTTGCTCTATCTGGATGCGACCGGTCGGCTTGATGCTGCGCTGGCCTTGGTTGCCGATCACGGTGGCAGTGTGGTACTGCCGCGCACATCGATCGGGCCGCAAGGCTGGATGGCAATTATCGCTGATACGGAAGGCAATCAGCTTGGCCTGCACGAACGCCTACCCATTGGGAATCCGGTGTAGGGCGATG from Herpetosiphon gulosus encodes the following:
- a CDS encoding VOC family protein, translating into MVQLNWFEIPATNFARAVAFYTTVLDTTVREEVFMDIPNAIFMTADGQGIGAIVHSATATPSREGVLLYLDATGRLDAALALVADHGGSVVLPRTSIGPQGWMAIIADTEGNQLGLHERLPIGNPV